CAACCTTCAATATGGCTCTCTGAATGCTATTAGTCACATGTCTAatgttttcccctcttttccaTATAGCCCCATCATCTGCACAAAGTGATGACCCAATATCTCTACCAACATTCATAAAAATATCATTTATAATGTTTTCTAGTTCCTATGCATAGCCTACTATGTTTTAACCACtatactactagtactactactaatgataataataatcaattaatttgaTAAAATTAGGGTAATTTAACGAAAAACAGAAAACGGCAAATTTCATATAAATCAACAGTCTCCACACTAGAATATCTTCTGAGAAAATTAGAAGGTCAAGAGAATAATAAAGTTatccaaaaatgttttcaaactaTCAGCCTAAAATTAACAGTCGTTACTGATGGTGTATGATTTCCGTACCTTCCCGTAATAAACCCACATTTTGCTTTCTCCACCCTTAGGGAACTTTAAAAGATAGGATAAATAAGTTGTAGGCTAACTCTTGTAAGAGTAATAGTGGGAACTTGCAGCGTCACAACAGCAGTACTGTTGCTGCATGTAGGCGGCACTGAAATGATATTTGGACCAATAATGATTTCTGTTGGGATACAGTTAAATGTGGAAGGCCTGTGTGATGATGCAGTTACCTGTAGGCCTATGAACTGAATTACCCACTACCGTTTAAATGGCCCAATAGTTGCTCGTTACAGTAATCACCGCCTCCATTCACTTCCAGCTGTTGCAGGATGAACTGGGGGCGTGTTGGTTGTtgcgcgctctctctctccaccgtTGCTCTCTCTGTTACTCTCAACCTTTGGCACAGGATCAGGTGGATCTAGTTTAAGTACAGTAGACTGTGCAGCCTGTCTACCTCTCCTGAATTAACCATGGCGAGAGCTGTGCTCACCTCTAAATGGCTTGCGGAGGCTGTGAAGGTCCAGGGGAAAATGCGCATCTTGGACACTTCTTGGTATTTGCCTAAACTGCGGCGCAACGCCAAGAGCGAGTTCAAGAAGAGGCACATCCCGGGCGCAGCCTTCTTTGACATAGACCAGTGTTGTGATAAAACCTCTCCTCTGGACCACATGCTGCCGTCGGAGAAGAATTTTGCAGATTATGTCGGAAATTTGGGAATAGAGCGCGACACGCACGTCGTGGTGTACGACGCCAGCGAGTTCGGCGCGTTCTCGGCGCCCCGCGTGTGGTGGATGTTCCGGGTGTTCGGGCACAGCGCGGTGTCGTTGCTCAACGGCGGCCTCAAGAACTGGGAGCTGGAGGGTCGACCGCTGAGCGAGCAGTGCGTCAGACCAACACCTACCGAGTTTAAGGCCTCCCTAAACCGCTCCTGGATCAAGACCTATGAGGATATCCTGGATAACCTGGACACCAAAAAGTTCCAGGTGGTGGACGCCAGGCCCCCAGGCAGGTTCAAAGGACTGGACCCTGAACCCAGAGACAGTGAGTAGTCTGAAGTCAAAACTATGGCTATACACAGGAAGATTGTTTAGGGAGTAGATGACTACTAAACATCACCTTACCTTATGGAAGCTCTGCCTTCTACTACTTAAATAGTCTTCTTTTCATCTAATGATAAATTAGCAGACACCATCTGAGCTGTCTGAGTCTTTTTACTGAAGAACATCTTGCAGCCAGCACTGAAAActtatttctgctttttccaCTTTGTTAGTATCCTCTAGAAGAGACGACTAGTAGtagattataaaaaaaattttttttttgatcctCAGACTTTAATCAGGTTAAAATATTATGAATATGGTCAAAGAACCAAAAGGTATTCTAAGGTTTAAAGATTctctttaataaataaataatacttcAAGATAATAAAACAAGCCCTCAGCTGAACCGCGATGGGTGCGATGGTTCCTTGTACTATACAGTCTCCTAGGGACAACAGCactggtgatgatggtgatgatgaagatgacctAAGAAATTAGGTTTATTTCTCACATCAGGGTCAGCTCATTTAGTTGTGTGGTTGCAGGCATGCACTGTGAAaaaactgtctttttgtttgtgaagtTATTTTATCTCTTTCATTTCGGCAAAAACATGCTGAGTTGAATTTTCCAAAAAGCAAAGGTTGTCTATAGGATAAGTCATGCAGACCAAGCTGAGTTGTTTCACAGCCTATTGTGTTTCCTGTAAGTAACATATTAGCTTATTTCAGGAGATCCACAGCTGCCACAGTAACTTTGgtaaaaagcttttaaatgttgtaaactAATGTAGAACAATGACTATGACAGTGACTTTTCATTATATGggaaaatgtataattttaacTTGCCCGTGTTTAACTAAAAATATCTTTAGTGGCTCAAGAATGAATCCATAGCCTTATTGATTGCATTAATCAATCACGTGTGTGTAAGCATCACTGATCAGACACTCTTCTTTCATTGATTAGATCAGGAGAAGCTTTATAAGAGCAGATATGCTGACTGTCATTAGGCAACAAAGGCAGCGGGCAGATTACAGTTGTGAGTTGTGAGTCCAGTGGCTGTCAGTCATGTGTtgttgtcacacaaacacaatagcAGCCAAATTCCTGAAAGTGTTGATAGCAAATCAGTATGTTTGTCCTTTGAAGCTTGACAAATTGGAAAACAAGTCAAATCAACGTCGTGATTTTAATGAGATATTCTATATTGTGGCAAATGAATGTAAAGTCACATATAAAAAGATCAACACTCTTTACACAGTTTGCTATTTTGTTTTACCCCCAAAAGACATTTTTGCCATTTATTTTTCCAATCAAcattatatactttatatacaatatttacatattgTGCTGAGTTACACATAAACTACTGTAAGTGCTCAGTGACTCATCATTTTCAGAGTTAGCGTCACCagtaaactaaaataaacactcttcttcatcttattaTCTGCATTCATTTATAGCATTTGTGTCAGAAAATTAGCCCAAacagtaaaaaacacacaacactgccTGCTATTCCATGCTGTCTATAATTGTAGCTCCTTATTTAGTGCCATTCTGAAAACACATGGATTATATTAGCATCAGTTCAGTGTGGCAGAGGCATGCAGTGGTAAAACCATAATGGTCCAGTGAGTCCAAGACTTCCTTGTACGAAGGCTTTCTGCAGAGTTTActctggacaaacacacaggcagcaggcagcaggctAAATCACcgcacaacacaaacacacaaggagaGCGAGTGTACAGGACATGCTCGCATAACCTTGCATTTTATCAGCAGTCAGTGACCcatatgctcacacacacacacacacacacacacacacaggacagtaGCAGGTAGAGTGAATGGTCAAGAATTTAGATATTGTCCACCCTTAGATATGTCGATCTGTACAGATAGCAGTCTCTATACAGTGATAAGACACCCATAGTACATGCCTTATCTTCTTCCATacactctcactcactgcatacacactgtacatagatgcacaataatacacacagaaaaaaagctttgatGTGCTGTTAGAGTCCCCATCTGCAGGTGAAACTCCATTTGTGAAAGCAGTCTCAGGAGTGAACTTTGACCTCAGGGAAACTGACTGCTATTGAAAAGACATGTTTTCCATGTAGTGTATAGTTTAGGGAAGTATTAAAGGGACTATTATTCCCCCTTTTTGTCAAATGAAGTTGATGATTTTGCCGCATAAATCCTGAACGTTTACCACTTTGGGGTAGAgctgtttattgttgttatagCTGTCTAGCATAGTATCAGATTAAGGATAATCCTCTTAATCAGGGCTTGGTATCAAACTTGAACACTCTTTTGGTACCAACTAAAATGTGCCCGTAGCATCGAACAACACTGAATTAGATCTCAGCTGGAAAGCAGGCAGCGCTCACAGCTGCgagttgtgtttgcatttctgtttctgattctgattctgattctgatcatgAGTTTGCTATCAGATTGGAACGTgaagtaaaataataatctaTCTATTCTACGAGGCACTGCAAGAGACAAACTACAGGGAGCGgagaaaaccacaaacacaccattGCCATAAAACTGGATGCGATGGGGCTCGGCTGCAACTATTCTGGCTTTTTGTACCACCAGGCACAGAAGAAAAAGCACAGTAATAACATTAGTCACACCTGTGACTGCATGTGATCCGAATCGCCTCCAcacttctctcactctcattctATTGTCTCTATCTGATTGACAGACACAGAGCCAGGCCACATCCCCGGCTCCATCAGCGTGCCCTTCTACTCCTTCCTGTCCCCGTCGGGTCACTTCCTGCCCAAGGACCAACTGCAGGCTCTGTTCGCCAGAGCTGGCGTGGACCTCAGCCTCCCtatttgtgtcttgtgtggCTCTGCCGTGACCGCGTGTCACGTGGCGCTGGCGGCCCACGAGTGCGGGCAC
The sequence above is a segment of the Enoplosus armatus isolate fEnoArm2 chromosome 2, fEnoArm2.hap1, whole genome shotgun sequence genome. Coding sequences within it:
- the LOC139299297 gene encoding 3-mercaptopyruvate sulfurtransferase-like, which translates into the protein MRILDTSWYLPKLRRNAKSEFKKRHIPGAAFFDIDQCCDKTSPLDHMLPSEKNFADYVGNLGIERDTHVVVYDASEFGAFSAPRVWWMFRVFGHSAVSLLNGGLKNWELEGRPLSEQCVRPTPTEFKASLNRSWIKTYEDILDNLDTKKFQVVDARPPGRFKGLDPEPRDNTEPGHIPGSISVPFYSFLSPSGHFLPKDQLQALFARAGVDLSLPICVLCGSAVTACHVALAAHECGHPGVSVYDGGWSEWYTRAVPEHVISEGRGKHL